The following DNA comes from bacterium.
GGGAGTTGTTGGTCCTTTATGCCCGAGTAAAAGTGATGCTGAATATCTTGCAAAACGGCTTGCTAAATATGGTTTTAATCTTATAAGAATGCATAATTTAAGAAGTGAAATAACTGACTGGTATCAACCCGACAATACAAAAGAATTAAATAAAAGTAAACTTGACCGACTTGACTATTTCATTGCCCAATTGAAAAAAGAAGGTATACATGTTCATTTTGTTATGTGGTATGGGAATAGTTTTAAAGAAAAAGATGGGATAAAGGACTGGAATAAAAATTTTGGGCTTAATAGTCAAACACTTTATTTTGATAAACCTACACAGGACTTCTATATTGAATTTCTTAAAAAAATATTCACACATAAAAATCCATATACAGGACTGACTTATGCAGAAGACCCAGCAATTGCCCAGATTCAGATAGTAAATGAAAATAATATGTTTTTCTATTCTTTACAGAATTTACCACCGAGTTATTTGATTGATTTAAAGCATATGTTCATAAAATGGGTTAAGGAAAAATATAAAACACAGGAAAATCTATATGAAAATTGGAAGGTAAAAGGTTCACCTTTTGATATTGGAGAAAATATGGATGATTTTATACTTTTACCTATATGGAATCTTGCAAATGTTTCAGAGAATAAAATAAAGAGAGCAAAAGACCAGGCATTATTCTATTATCAATTGCAGACAGATTTTTACAAAAGAGTTGAAAAGACATTAAGAGAAATTGGATATAAAGGTGCTATATGTGGTACTCCATGGTATGCTCCAGGTTGGCTCAATGAAGTTGACCTTTATTCAAATTCACAAGTTGATTTTATATCAAAACATACATACTGGGACCATGGAAAAGGAGGATGGCGTCCTGATGTTGTTACATTTCACAATCAACCAATGATTAAAAATCTTGAAAAGAGTATACTTCTTACAGGATTTAACAGGATATATTCAAAGCCATTTATGATTACAGAGTGGAATTGTGTATATCCGAATGAATTTGTTCTTGAAGCGGTACCTATTATGGCAAGTTATGCTGCATTACAGGGATGGAGTGGACTTACACATTTTGCTGTTGGAGATGTTGACTGGACAGGACATTTAAATGAGATGTTTGGGATTGCAACAAATCCAATGTACTGGTGTCTTGAGCCAGTTGGAAGTTTAATATTTTTAAGAGGAGATGTAAAAGAAGGAGATGTTATATACAGAAGAAGATTAACACTTGAAGATGTATTTAATCCAAAAAGAGAACTTGAAAGAAAGATTCTTGAAAAACTTGAAGATGTTGATTATATGAGAGCAAGATGGGAAGATATGGGATATCCACCTTATTTACTTGGTGTTGGAAAGGTTGGAATTGATTTTGTTGATAAAAAAGGAGAAAACTATGTTGATGCTGAAAAGATAAAAAAATGTATAGATGAAAAGAATAAAGTTGTAAAAAGTAGTAATGAAGAACTTTTATGGAATTATGGGAAAGGATATATTATTGTTGATACAGAAAGGACACAAGGAACCATTGGATTTATTGATGGAGTGGAAATAAAATTTAAAAATTGTAAAATGAAGGTTGAGAGTCCTTTTTCTGCTGTGTTTTTATCTTCTGTTGATGAATTACCAATAAAAAATTCTACTCATTTGCTTTTAA
Coding sequences within:
- a CDS encoding beta-galactosidase; amino-acid sequence: MGFVDEEEGDKKGGWTDQGKYNSLDNFPVGINKFAGIEFKIINPEENNGKSCIVLKGGPRPYFPESVEVSVNDKGRYIYFLHTIAWGANTEELGPFPEVAKYVVNYKDGTSKDITIRQGKEVVGWWFPSDTDLFKIGWIGKNKQCDRIGVGVFMWENPNPDKEINSIVLKSENTGAVLVILGITMKDKKELPVSVIKEDVKDDIYRHVSFDKWFKVDMPIDDFSPSILDKIRKWHKPAGIHGYLKVDKNGNFVFEDGTPAKFWGVVGPLCPSKSDAEYLAKRLAKYGFNLIRMHNLRSEITDWYQPDNTKELNKSKLDRLDYFIAQLKKEGIHVHFVMWYGNSFKEKDGIKDWNKNFGLNSQTLYFDKPTQDFYIEFLKKIFTHKNPYTGLTYAEDPAIAQIQIVNENNMFFYSLQNLPPSYLIDLKHMFIKWVKEKYKTQENLYENWKVKGSPFDIGENMDDFILLPIWNLANVSENKIKRAKDQALFYYQLQTDFYKRVEKTLREIGYKGAICGTPWYAPGWLNEVDLYSNSQVDFISKHTYWDHGKGGWRPDVVTFHNQPMIKNLEKSILLTGFNRIYSKPFMITEWNCVYPNEFVLEAVPIMASYAALQGWSGLTHFAVGDVDWTGHLNEMFGIATNPMYWCLEPVGSLIFLRGDVKEGDVIYRRRLTLEDVFNPKRELERKILEKLEDVDYMRARWEDMGYPPYLLGVGKVGIDFVDKKGENYVDAEKIKKCIDEKNKVVKSSNEELLWNYGKGYIIVDTERTQGTIGFIDGVEIKFKNCKMKVESPFSAVFLSSVDELPIKNSTHLLLTVVGRCRNKGQEYMRVNNEWKLKNLGNMPVLMEPVNLNIEISNNKNFEIYALDINGKRVRKIGDLNSKDGKISLNLNTGNEKSVYYEIVERR